The window AGGGCCATTTCGCCACACCCCCTCCCCGCAGCACCCTTTCACCCTTGGCACCGCTCCCCAAAACGCTGCTGGACGCAGCCCAAGCGGCTGGCATCGGGTGTTTAACCCCATCCTGCCCCAAAGCACCCCAAAAAACCAGCACCCGGGCACCGCGCTGAGCCCCGAGGGACCCCCCTGCCCTATATCCCCAGGGTCTTAGGGCACCAAAAACCCCACGAGCCTGCCCCCAGCGGGTTCATCCTGCCCTTATCGCCCTGTGGCTGCGTGGGCACGGGGTTTTCCGTGTCTTTGTAGGGCAGGGAGCACCGTGGGGGTGCCCTGGGGGGTAGGGGTTCACCAACCGAACCCTCTCCCCTGCTGCTCTTTGGCCCGGTTACGGCGTGGCCGGGGTGAAGCAAGGCGTTAGGAAACACCGGGAGGACGCGGGGCAGGAGGAGCCATAAATTCCTCCCCTTATCAAGCGACGAGACATTTATTTCCTTCaccttattaaataataaaaaaaaaaaaaaggtggcagCGAGCCCGCTGGCACGAGCAGCCCCGCTTTATTTTAGGATGTGCTGCGCTGCCGGTGGCTCGGAGAGCTTTGTCCCGGAGCCAGCCGCcgggattttattttatggcCTCCCCAGAAGGCCCTTTGAGATCTCCTGATAGGGCAAATTACTCTTCCCCGAGCTGCAGCTTACAAAGTACCTCTTTCTCTCTCGgcgtttttatttatttattttattttttttctttttcccctggcAGATCGGCCCCCGTCGCGTAGCCGGGGCGAAGTAATTGAGCTGCCACCCGAAATTAATGGGCAGCTCCGTAACGAGCAGGAGATGGAGAggccggccccgctccctgcatcctccccatcccatatcctaCCCCCCCCCAGCTTTGGGGTCTTTCCCTCCCCCtgattttggggtccccccccagctccggcACCCTGTGTCCACCCTCCAGCTTCGGGGTTTTTCCCTCCCTTTGGTTTTGGGGAGGCTCTGGcaccccccggccgccccccagcTTTAggatttttccctccctttgtTTTTGGGGTCCCTACAACCCCCCCGGACCAAcctctcctccctttttttGCAGCAATTTCTTGCGGGATGTTCTGCTTGCCGGCGGCCCCGACAGCCCCCACGCCAAGCTGATGCGGGGGCAGATCACCCTGTCCCAGGTGAGCCCAGGGGGTGCTCCCGGCCCCCCCTCCGGATGGAGCCGCTGGAATTTTGCtgattttgctgatttttttttattttttccagctcttctcGGAGGCGGAGGAAGGCTGCAAGCAGCGTGCCTCGGCCGCGGGCATCGCGCTGCCCCCCACCTTCTCCATCGCCCGGGCTTTCGAGGAGATGGCCACCAAGGGGGTGGTCAATGCCCCCCTCCTGCGGGCCGCCGGCGTGCTAAGGAGGAacggtgggtgctgggggggggcagattCCCCCTTTTCCCAGCAAATCCCATGGGTATGGGGGGTCCCCGGGTGGTCCTGAGGCACCGTCCCCACCCAGGACCCCGTGCGCCCCTGGGTTGTGATGTCCCCGCTgtgggtcccgccttgggctgGCCAAATTTTGGCTGTGCACATGTGGAAAAAGCCCAAAAAACATCTTCAGTGCCTTGGTGCAGCAGATTTGGGGTCACGCTGATTTGTCCCAGCACCGGGGCCTGATCCTGCTGCGCCCCCAGCAGCGGTGCCGCAGGGCGCACCGGGTCCCAGCTGGCCCCGTAATAAGccttggggacagggagggCAGCCCCGTGGGGTGGACCCAAAGGGGTTTTGGTGCTCCTGGAGGGTTTTAGGGTGCGCTGGGTTTATTACCAAGCTGCCTGCGGTGTGGGCAGAGCCTTCAAAGCAGATTTTTAGGCTGTGACGCCCGAAAAAAACGCTCCCGCTTTTGCGCCGGGGAGCAGAGGTGGCATGAAAttagggggggaaaaagaggggaaaaagggggaaaaaggtgTTTGACCAATTCTGCCTTCCCCTAGGGTTCAAGACCGGCATCTTCACCAACAACTGGGTGGACGACAGCGCGGGGAGGCTCTTCACGGCCACGCTGCTGGGCGCGCTGCGCAGGCACTTCGACGTGGTGATCGAGTCGTGCCGCGCCGGGCTGCACAAGCCGGACCCCCGGCTCTACGCCCACGccctggaggtgctgcaggccaAACCGCAGGATGTAAGGACACCGATGGTGTCCCAGGGACACCCCAAGACACCCAGGGACACCCAAGGACACCAAGGGGCACCCCTGGCACCCAAAGCCCTCGGTCGCTGCCTTGGGTGCCGGAGCCGTGCTCCTTGGAGAGCTCCTTGGAGAGCTCCCCGAGCCCAAGGACGTGGGGTTGGGGAGGGAcggggcacccaggggtgcccccagcagcagcttctcgCCCTGCTtttgctctaggtgatcctccTGGATGACATCGGGGAGAATTTGAAGCCAGCCCGGGAGCTGGGCATGGCCACCATCCTGGTCAGGGACACCCAGACCGTCCtcaaggagctgcaggagctctcgGGCGTGCAGGCAGGTAGCGGGGACGGGCACCCTGCCATCCCCTGGGGACATCCCGATCCCTCCCCGGGGTTCTGCAGAGCCGGCAGCCTCAGGTTCTGCttttttggggtctgggggagggctcggtgctggaaGGGGAACCAAGCTGCAGCATTGGCTCCGCTTGCCCTCGTGCCTTATTGATACCccgagggatttggggtggctctgggtgcgatgtggtggtgctggtgcacGGCTCCTGGTCCCGTTCTCCACCCCATGAGCCCGTCCCGTGCCCCGCAGCTTCTCCACGAGGACGAGCCCCTGCCCACCGCCTGTGACCCGGCCGACGTGAGCCACGGCTACGTCCCCATACGGGTAAAGTTGGGGGTGTTCACCCCGGCACCGCGTGCCAAAACCCACATAAAGGGCTccggggagggcaggagcacccaagggtgcccctAAAGCTGGTGCTGGGTGGAGCGAGCTCACTGAGGGCTCCCCACCCCCTGCAGCCCGGCGTCCAGCTGCATTTCGTGGAGATGGGGCAGGGCCCCCCCATCTGCCTCTGTCACGGCTTCCCCGAGGTCTGGCTGTCCTGGCGCTACCAGGTAGGGACACGCAGGGatttgggacccccccatcACGGGCACGGGGGTGGCTTCGtgtccctcctgcccccctcaGTTCCTGCCTGCCCCTGGGGGTGCCCGTTTTCTGCTCGCCCCCCCTTAGATCCCCGCGCTGGCTGACGCTGGGTTCCGCGTCATCGCCTTGGAGATGAAGGGCTACGGGGAGTCCACGGCACCTTTGGGTGAGCTGACCCCATCCTTACAGCTtcgggggggggctgtgggtgccccccGGGGCTTTTCCAGCCCCAATCTGCTGGGTCAGAGGGCGCAGAGCTGGATTCTTTTGGCTGCAGTGACCcaatttgctgttatttttcacCAAACGGGTGCCGCCTGGTGCTGCCCAAAGCTCCTGGACCTtgggagttttggggggggggggggtggagagggaggcggggggggctgctgctgtcatGGCCCCCCTGTATGAGCGCTACCCCAAGGGGAATTTGGGTTTCCTACAGATATAGAAGAGTATTCCCAGGAGCAGATCTGCAAGGTGAGGCGCTGCGGGCGCACGGGCGAatatggggagggggggggctgtggttgGAGCCCCCACCCCAGGGCCTGTGGGGCATGGCTGGGGCTCTGTCCCTTCTCCGTCTCACCTTctgccccttccctcctgcaggaCCTGGCGATTTTCCTGGATAAAATGGTGAGGAGCCCCACAGCTtgcgccccctccccgtgcccggCTGGGGGTCTTCCTCCCCTTCTGCTCCCCCGCAGGGTGGGGGGGATTCACGTTTAGCTCTATTGGCCCCAAAATTGGAGGTTTTAGGGGGCTTTGTGTGATCATGGCAGGGCCCCAAGTAATTTTGGGGTCGCCAGCACCCCGGGGTCCCCCACGGGAAGGGGGCTGAGCGGCAGCACGggacctcaccccccccccctcccccctcccgccAGCATCCTCGGGGAGCTCTTGCTGCTGGAAGGGAATTTTAATTACCTTTCTAACTCGTCAGCTAATGAGGAGCCGGCTGCTGAGCTGCCCTTTTAATTGGGTTTGTTTGGAGGCCCCCAAGGGGGGACGGGACGGCGGAGAGGGAGGCGAGGGGGAAGCGCGGTGCCGGGCAGGATGCGCCCACCCCAATCCCTTGGGGGGCTGCATCCCGAGCCCtggggggtccccccccccagccccttccagccagctctgcccccTTCTCCATCCCCATTCGGGCAGGTTCCCAATTAACGGGGCAATTAACGGggtgccccgtgtccccaaccCTTTTTGCTGCTTTGGAGGATGGCAAAGCTCCTCTCCGCGCTGGGGGCACCACCTGctgcttggtttcttttttttgggggggggattttcATTGGGATGCTCACTTTGGGGACCCGCTCGTGGTTTCCCCTTTTGTCCCCCCCCCTGCAGGGCATCCCTCAAGCCGTCTTCATCGGCCACGACTGGGGCGGCGTGGTGGTGTGGCACATGGCCCTCTTCTACCCCGAAAGAGTGAGGTGGGTCGGCGCCGTGCTGCCCCTGTGGGGTTGGCGTGCATCCCTGTGGGGATCACCCCAAATCCAGCCCCGTTTTGTGCCCCCCGACCCCCTGCATTGGGCTTTTTATGCTCCCCGTGGTGCCACAGGGCTGTGGCCTCGCTCAACACCCCGTACCGGCCCGCGGACCCCAGCGTGGACATCGTGGAGAAGATGAAAAGCATCCCCACCTTCGATTACCAGTTCTACTTCCAGGAACCGGTGAGAAAGGAGGGGAAATTTATCAATTTGATCATTTTGGGGGCtcaaacccccccccccgggaggATGGGAGGCGTGCccgtgctgggctccccagctcGCGTGGGCATCGCCTGCCCCATGGCGAAGCTgctgccccctggggctcttgctgtgtgtcccccccccaaaaaaaaagccccctgtccccatgctgTGCCCCCCAAGCACCGGGCCGGGCTCGGTTTCCCCCCACAGGGCGTCGcggaggcagagctggagaaGGACGTGGGGCGCACGCTGAAGGCGCTGATCCGCTCCACCCGCAAGGAGGTAGGAAAGGGGCTtgggggagggtttggggggggttacTGGGATTTGGGGGCGGCTTGGCACTGCCCCAGTGACCCTCAGGCACTCTCCATCCTTTCCAATTGATGCTGGCGTGCTGCCATCAGTAGGGACCAGAGTGAACCAGGGCAGGGGAGGCGCTCTCCATCCTCCCCGTGGTGCCATCGTTTTGTCCATCCCTGCAACTTCATCTCTTGGTCCAGGGCAGAAACCTTCCAGGTTtccggggagggggggtgcagagggcaggaggaattgaggagggggcaaaaaatattaaaaaaaaggtgaaaaaaaaggaaacaaaaagggcCACGAGCTCTCTCCCCGCAGGACCGCCTGCCCTCCGCGCCCCGCTTCCTCGGCATCCAGGAGCGAGGTAGGGGCTgaattttggggtttttggggggggcacagccctaGGGGTGGTCGCATCCATCCGGGCGCTTTGTGCCGcaggggggctgctggtgggctTCCCCGAAAACCCCCCGGAGAGCCTGATCCTGCATGGCCCCGAGCTGCAGTACTACGTGCAGCGCTTCCAGAAGTCCGGGTTCAGGTAGGAGCTGGAAAGAGGGGGGTCCCAAAcccctgggggggtcccaaaccccTTCCCTGAGTCCCTGGGGAGATGAGGCCGCGTGGGGACGATgatgtggggttttggggtggggggcagcgggtACCCCAACGTCTCCACCCCCGTTTTCTTCCTCGTCCCCAGGGGTCCCCTGAACTGGTACCGGAACATGCGGCCCAACTGGCGCTGGGCGCTCACCGCCAAGGACAGGAAGGTGGGGACGGatcctgtgcccccccccccccataggAAAAGGGGTATGGGACCACCGCCGTGCCCCTCGCCCACCCCCTTCCCCGTGTTTCTCCCCTCCTACCCCAGATCCTGATGCCTGCGCTGATGGTGACGGCGGGGAAGGACGTGGTGCTGCACCCCAGCATGAGCAAGGGCATGGAGGAGTGGGTAGGTGcacgccccccccgccccccctcgTTGTAACAGGACcttaaaaaagggggaaaagcccCCGGGAATCCCCCTGGAAAAGCCCCCAGGGGGTGCCCGGGAACCATGCTGGGACCCCTGGGTTTGGGGAGCTGTGGAAAGGAAGGGGATAAGCGGGGAGGGGGCAACATCTCCTTCCCAGAGGGGGGTGGAGGTGATGTGGGGGGGGATTTATCCTTGCTGCCGGGTGGGGGGGCAGCACATAACACCCCCTTGCTGCCCCCCTTCAAGGTGCCGCAGCTGCGCCGGGGTCACCTGGAGGAGTGCGGCCACTGGACGCAGATGGAGAGGTACCAAAAAACGAcaccccccccgggggctgggcactccccccccagtgccaccagaaTCCATCTCCAAACCCCAATTTGTGCCCTTCCTGCCAGGCCGGCGGCGCTGAACAAGATCCTGGTGGAGTGGCTGGAGGGGCTCCCCCCCGACGTGGCCATGCCCAGGGGGTCCCGGCTGTGAGTGGGGCCGGGCGCAGACcccccccacagcaccccaaatccccccccctaCTCCCTGCATCGCCTCCACCCCATCCCGGGGGGCTGCCCGTGCTCCGGGGGTGTGCTCAGAGAGGTTTGGATGCACTGGTGAGAATTAATGCTGCTGCCAAaatcgccccccccccccataaaaaaccccaaaacatgGAGAAATAAAGCACAAAGCGACCCGAGGGGCTCCCATCGACTCTCAGCGTGGGTTGGGGATGCGCCAGCCCCACGTCCCCACAGCACCGGGCTCAGCCCTTCCCTGCAAATTCCTCCGGGGCCATCCcgagggctggggcaccccTGGAGATTCTCTGCTGGCTCGTAAGAGGGTTGAGCCCCTGCTTCTTATCCCCCCCCTTGCTCCTCGGGGCGGCTTGGTGCCGCAGCATCCCCggcgtccccgaggtgccaggGCTCTCCTCCTCGTGCCTGCCGTGCCATTTTCCTCAGCTCCAACCCCTTTTTCTGGCCCCAGCAGAAGCTGCGAGCAGACAGCCGGGGCGGCGTGAAGGAGCGGGCAAACACGCTTGgtatttcccccccaaaaaaactctTCCTCGGCTATTTTCAGCGCAGGGTTTGCGGTTTGTCCGTCTGCTCACCCCGGCTCATCTCCCTTCCAAGCACCTCTGGCTCTGCCAGCGAGCCCCCCAAAATGCTCAGCACCCCAGGCACGGATCCGAGCTGGGGGGCACCCCTGGGAGCTGTGGGGTCGGGGTGCCAGTGGGGCCCCCCAGCCGCTCCCTCCGGCTCCCCATAAATCCACCAGCGAGCTCTggctctctttctctccccatccTGCTGGCTTCCTGAGCTGTtttggaggctgctgctggaatATAAAAGCCGGGAGCGGCGGCCAGAGCCTGCCCAGAGCGAGGTGGGGGCTGCCa is drawn from Anas platyrhynchos isolate ZD024472 breed Pekin duck chromosome 3, IASCAAS_PekinDuck_T2T, whole genome shotgun sequence and contains these coding sequences:
- the EPHX2 gene encoding bifunctional epoxide hydrolase 2 isoform X1 codes for the protein MSRRAVLFDLGGVLFGPGLQHHLGSCERDCGLPSNFLRDVLLAGGPDSPHAKLMRGQITLSQLFSEAEEGCKQRASAAGIALPPTFSIARAFEEMATKGVVNAPLLRAAGVLRRNGFKTGIFTNNWVDDSAGRLFTATLLGALRRHFDVVIESCRAGLHKPDPRLYAHALEVLQAKPQDVILLDDIGENLKPARELGMATILVRDTQTVLKELQELSGVQLLHEDEPLPTACDPADVSHGYVPIRPGVQLHFVEMGQGPPICLCHGFPEVWLSWRYQIPALADAGFRVIALEMKGYGESTAPLDIEEYSQEQICKDLAIFLDKMGIPQAVFIGHDWGGVVVWHMALFYPERVRAVASLNTPYRPADPSVDIVEKMKSIPTFDYQFYFQEPGVAEAELEKDVGRTLKALIRSTRKEDRLPSAPRFLGIQERGGLLVGFPENPPESLILHGPELQYYVQRFQKSGFRGPLNWYRNMRPNWRWALTAKDRKILMPALMVTAGKDVVLHPSMSKGMEEWVPQLRRGHLEECGHWTQMERPAALNKILVEWLEGLPPDVAMPRGSRL
- the EPHX2 gene encoding bifunctional epoxide hydrolase 2 isoform X2 encodes the protein MRGQITLSQLFSEAEEGCKQRASAAGIALPPTFSIARAFEEMATKGVVNAPLLRAAGVLRRNGFKTGIFTNNWVDDSAGRLFTATLLGALRRHFDVVIESCRAGLHKPDPRLYAHALEVLQAKPQDVILLDDIGENLKPARELGMATILVRDTQTVLKELQELSGVQLLHEDEPLPTACDPADVSHGYVPIRPGVQLHFVEMGQGPPICLCHGFPEVWLSWRYQIPALADAGFRVIALEMKGYGESTAPLDIEEYSQEQICKDLAIFLDKMGIPQAVFIGHDWGGVVVWHMALFYPERVRAVASLNTPYRPADPSVDIVEKMKSIPTFDYQFYFQEPGVAEAELEKDVGRTLKALIRSTRKEDRLPSAPRFLGIQERGGLLVGFPENPPESLILHGPELQYYVQRFQKSGFRGPLNWYRNMRPNWRWALTAKDRKILMPALMVTAGKDVVLHPSMSKGMEEWVPQLRRGHLEECGHWTQMERPAALNKILVEWLEGLPPDVAMPRGSRL